Proteins from one Chloroflexota bacterium genomic window:
- the fetB gene encoding iron export ABC transporter permease subunit FetB produces MLENIPLDQLSRILAALALVLIAAIISRWQKLDLERDILIASVRAFVQLIAIGYALTLIFAIDSPPAILSLLAVMTLIAGYTAGKRGQGVPHSGRVALLSIGFGAALTLGLLVGLGVFEFTAQQIIPIAGMVIGNSMNVCSLVMGRVRDEINGRAPEIEAALALGATGRKAAHPYLRTALHAGMTPMVDGTKTVGLISLPGAMTGMILAGAAPLEAVQLQIIVMYMLIGAAAFTGLATVWLTYRQFFTINQQLVLPSS; encoded by the coding sequence ATCCCCCTCGATCAACTTTCCCGCATACTGGCGGCACTGGCCCTGGTGTTAATTGCGGCGATTATTTCCCGATGGCAAAAACTGGATTTGGAAAGGGATATATTGATAGCATCTGTCCGGGCTTTTGTCCAGCTAATTGCCATCGGTTATGCCCTTACCCTGATTTTTGCCATCGACAGTCCGCCCGCCATTCTCTCTCTTTTGGCGGTGATGACGTTGATTGCCGGGTATACGGCCGGAAAGCGCGGCCAGGGAGTGCCTCATTCGGGCCGGGTGGCCTTGTTGTCTATCGGCTTTGGCGCGGCGCTGACCCTGGGGCTGCTGGTGGGGTTGGGCGTTTTTGAGTTTACAGCCCAGCAGATTATCCCCATTGCCGGCATGGTGATTGGAAATTCGATGAATGTCTGTTCGTTGGTGATGGGACGGGTGCGGGATGAAATCAACGGCCGTGCCCCGGAAATTGAAGCAGCGTTGGCTCTGGGGGCAACCGGGCGCAAAGCAGCCCATCCCTACCTGCGCACAGCCCTCCATGCCGGCATGACGCCCATGGTAGATGGTACCAAAACGGTAGGCCTGATTTCACTGCCCGGCGCTATGACCGGCATGATTCTGGCCGGAGCCGCCCCGCTGGAGGCAGTACAGTTGCAGATCATTGTCATGTACATGCTCATTGGCGCGGCTGCTTTTACCGGTCTGGCAACGGTCTGGCTTACATATCGCCAATTTTTCACTATCAACCAGCAGTTGGTGCTGCCCTCATCATGA